DNA from Devosia yakushimensis:
TGGTCATGGACGACTTGCCTTTCGGGGCTGGAGAAATGCGGAAAACGAGCGCTGCATATAGGGCCGTGCGCCCCCTCACGCAAACGTTTATTTGGCCCGGAAATGCGACGGTCGCGTGACGCCATTTTCGTGACAGAATCCGGGCGTTTGCCTTGCCCCGCGCCGATGCCTGAAGCGGGCGGCGTGGTGAACGGAGATGGTTCGATGTCGATGCGCTCGTGGATTTTGGCAAGCTGTGCCGTAGCGGTTCTGGCCGTTGGGGGGACGTTGGCCTTTTCGCCCTGGAATGCGCCCAGCCTGGCGCAGGTGACGACAGCGCCGGCAACGCCGCCAGCTGCTCCTCAGACCATAGAGGTGCCGCGCAGCGATGCCGAAATCAAGCTGAGCTTTTCGCCTGTGGTGAAGGCTGCCTCGCCCTCGGTGGTCAATGTCTATGCCACGCGCATCGAGCAGCAGACGGTCTCGCCTTTTGCCAATGATCCATTCTTCTCGCGCTTTTTCGGGCGTGGGCAGTTCCAGAGCCGGCCGCGCGAGTCCCAGTCCCTTGGCTCCGGCGTGATCGTGGACGCCAGCGGCGTCATCCTCACCAATCGCCACGTCATCGAGGGCGCGACCGATGTGCGCATTGCCCTTTCCGATGGGCGCGAATTTGCCGTCGACATCGTCATCGAGGATGCACAGACCGATCTCGCCGTACTCCGTGTGCGCCAGCCGGGCGACGCGACTTTCCCCGCCATCGTCTTTGCCAATTCGGATGCCCTCGAAGTGGGAGACCTCGTCCTGGCGATCGGCAATCCGTTCGGTGTCGGCCAGACCGTCACCAGCGGCATTGTTTCGGCCCTGGCCCGCACCGGCGTCGAGAGCTCGGATTATGAGTTCTTCATCCAGACCGACGCGGCGATCAATCCCGGCAATTCGGGTGGCGCGCTTGTCGACCTCGACGGGCATCTCGTGGGCATCAACACCGCCATTTACTCGCAAAGCGGCGGTTCGGTCGGTATCGGCTTTGCCATTCCGGCCAATATGGCCAAGCTGGTCGCCCAGGCCGGCGTTAGCGGCGGGCAGATCGTGCGGCCGTGGTTTGGCGCCAAGATGCAGGCGGTCAATTCCGATATCGCCCAGAGCCTGGGCATGGCGGCGCCCCATGGCGCGCTGATCACCGAAGTTGCCCCCGGTGGCCCGGCGGAACGAGCCGGCTTCGCCTCGGGCGACGTGATCCTGAGCGTTGACGGCATGGCGGTCGATGATCCCAGCGCCTTCAATTTCCGCCTGGCCACCAAGCCCATCGGGCAGGCGACGGCCCTTGAACGCGTCCGCGCCGGCAAGACCGACACGGTCAATTTCACCATAGAGGCCGCGCCCGTCGCCTCGGACGACATGGTCGCGACCATCACCGGTAATTCGCGTTTCGCCGGCACCAGCGTGCGCCAGATCGATGCGGCGCTCGCCGAAATGAAAGGGCTGCCCTATGACGCCAAGGGCGTCATCGTCACAGCAGTCGAAGCGGGCTCGCCGGCCGAGCAGATGGGGCTCAAGCCCGATGATGTGATCCTCTCGCTCAATGACACGGCGATGGATACGGCGGCCGCTTTCTCGCAGACGGCAAGCCAGCGCGCCCGCACCTGGCAGATCATTCTGCAGCGCGACGGGCGCGTCACTCGCTCGATCGTCAGTGGCTAGTCGAGGCTGAGTTCGGGCAGTTCCATCAGCGCCAGGGCGTTGATCGCATTCTGGCGCCGGTCCTTGAGGCCGGTGAGCAGGGCGCGGGCGCCGTCCTCGCCATAGCCGCGACGGCTGATGGCATAGAGCGCGATGCCGTCGCCGAATGGCACATAGCGATAGGCGTTCCACTCGACGATCATGGTGCCGCTGGTGGAATCGCTGAGCAGGAAATCGAGGAGGATCTCACCGGTCTGGTCATTCCTGATCATGTCGTAATTGACCACGGGATCACTGCCCTTGCGTGCGTCGAGATTCTTTATCATCGCTGCCGCCGCGGCTTCCGGGGTGATGTCATCGGTCATGACGTCGATCATGAACATGTCTTCGAACTGTTCAACTGTCTGGCCGGCAGGCACATATTCCTGCTTGTAATAGGTCTCGCTGGGGTGGCTGGTCCAGGCCAGGACAAATTCCACATCCTCGAAGACGATCGGGCCCGGCGCGCCGATGGAGTCGGCCTGAGCATGGGCGGGTAGCGCCATAGTGGCGAGGAGCAGGAACGCGGCGACAAAACGAAGCATTGGGATACCCTCGAGGTTTTGGTCGGCCATTAATGCTAACAAACACGGCGCTTGGCAATTCGCTGCCGGTTTGTCTTGCTCGCGCCGCCGCCCTATCTTACGCAGAGCCTTCCATAGAGACCCAACAGGCATGGCTGACCTTTTCGCCGCAGATACCAGTGAAACCGACCGCGCGCGTCCGCTCGCCGATCAATTGCGGCCGCGCTCGCTCGATGAGGTCATCGGGCAGACCCATCTGCTCGGGCCGGAAGGGACGCTGCGCCGCATGATCGCTTCGGGCCGGTTGGGCTCGCTGATCCTGTGGGGACCGCCAGGCACCGGCAAGACCACCGTGGCGCGGCTATTGGCAGACCAGATCGGCTATACATTCGAGCAAATCTCTGCGGTGTTTTCCGGCGTCGCCGACCTCAAGAAGGTCTTTGAAAAGGCCCGCTTCGAGCGCCTCTCCGGCCATCGCACGCTGCTCTTCGTTGACGAAATCCACCGCTTCAATCGCGCCCAGCAGGATGGCTTCCTGCCGGTGATGGAAGACGGCACGGTCGTGCTGGTCGGCGCGACCACCGAGAACCCCTCCTTCGAGCTGAACGCGGCTTTGCTGTCGCGCAGCCAGGTCCTGCGCTTTGAGTCGCTGTCGCTGGATGATCTGGAAAAGCTGGTGACCCGGGCCGAGGAGCTGACCGGCGCGGCCCTGCCGCTCGATGCCGAAGCCCGCCATACCCTGCTGACCCTTGCCGACGGCGATGGCCGCGCGCTACTGGGCCTGGTCGAGGAAGTGCTGGCTTCGGCCAAGGAAGGCGAGACCCTTGATGCCGCCACCATGCTCACCGTCATTCAGCGCCGTGCGCCGATCTACGACAAGGCGCAGGATGGCC
Protein-coding regions in this window:
- a CDS encoding replication-associated recombination protein A; this translates as MADLFAADTSETDRARPLADQLRPRSLDEVIGQTHLLGPEGTLRRMIASGRLGSLILWGPPGTGKTTVARLLADQIGYTFEQISAVFSGVADLKKVFEKARFERLSGHRTLLFVDEIHRFNRAQQDGFLPVMEDGTVVLVGATTENPSFELNAALLSRSQVLRFESLSLDDLEKLVTRAEELTGAALPLDAEARHTLLTLADGDGRALLGLVEEVLASAKEGETLDAATMLTVIQRRAPIYDKAQDGHYNLISALHKTVRGSDPDAALYYFARMLDAGEDPLFLARRLIRMAVEDIGLADPQALPQAVAGRDAYQMLGSPEGELALAQVVVYLALAPKSNAVYTAFKGATSVAKSTGSPTPPMVILNAPTKLMKNSGYGDGYIYDHDTPEAFSGQEYFPEKIGRQKFYEPVERGFERDLRKRVDYFERLRAAKRGEEE
- a CDS encoding DegQ family serine endoprotease, translated to MSMRSWILASCAVAVLAVGGTLAFSPWNAPSLAQVTTAPATPPAAPQTIEVPRSDAEIKLSFSPVVKAASPSVVNVYATRIEQQTVSPFANDPFFSRFFGRGQFQSRPRESQSLGSGVIVDASGVILTNRHVIEGATDVRIALSDGREFAVDIVIEDAQTDLAVLRVRQPGDATFPAIVFANSDALEVGDLVLAIGNPFGVGQTVTSGIVSALARTGVESSDYEFFIQTDAAINPGNSGGALVDLDGHLVGINTAIYSQSGGSVGIGFAIPANMAKLVAQAGVSGGQIVRPWFGAKMQAVNSDIAQSLGMAAPHGALITEVAPGGPAERAGFASGDVILSVDGMAVDDPSAFNFRLATKPIGQATALERVRAGKTDTVNFTIEAAPVASDDMVATITGNSRFAGTSVRQIDAALAEMKGLPYDAKGVIVTAVEAGSPAEQMGLKPDDVILSLNDTAMDTAAAFSQTASQRARTWQIILQRDGRVTRSIVSG